The Antarcticibacterium sp. 1MA-6-2 genome has a window encoding:
- a CDS encoding helix-turn-helix domain-containing protein, translating into MNRIKAVLQEKNHNQKWLAEKLGKSYNMVNSYAQNRRQPSVEDLYRISKILGVEAKELLLEHKDLKT; encoded by the coding sequence ATGAACCGGATTAAAGCCGTTTTGCAGGAAAAAAATCACAATCAAAAATGGTTGGCGGAAAAATTGGGGAAGAGCTATAATATGGTGAATTCCTATGCCCAGAACAGACGTCAACCCAGTGTGGAAGATTTATACCGAATTTCGAAAATACTGGGAGTGGAAGCTAAAGAACTTTTATTGGAACATAAAGATTTAAAAACATAA
- a CDS encoding nucleoid-associated protein translates to MELSKIIIHELLKEAKSKEAKTIYSDELTKNNDRSFKLISALNKNYTKAGIAHAIFDKSEGKTFPEKYLEYSRSERKSNQFINFTKQVTGNLEQLIKNKTMATGGYLVFSEYIDRQINYLGVFLIRDVEGEILTKTKKSFEIKLVEYVDTRNLAMACRINENRLNEEDKNYLSFTRFKQNNVSDYFKNWISIDKLESSSEYTQTLYDIITQLERPIDDNTGREYDLQVFRDKIYSDIKASPNKTINISNLSEKYYGDPEIISEYAQNNNLIIDTEFKYNQKKLRQFTTLEIERDGVSLKFPRGEYREKVRVDKKDKNLVIIDSHKFAEALRQEMERNDSN, encoded by the coding sequence ATGGAATTATCAAAAATAATTATTCACGAACTTCTTAAGGAGGCCAAAAGCAAAGAGGCAAAAACCATTTATTCTGATGAGTTAACAAAGAATAATGATCGCTCATTCAAGCTTATATCTGCTTTAAATAAAAATTATACAAAAGCAGGAATAGCACACGCAATTTTTGATAAAAGTGAGGGTAAAACCTTCCCAGAAAAATATTTAGAATACAGTAGATCCGAAAGAAAATCTAATCAGTTTATAAATTTTACCAAGCAGGTTACGGGTAATCTTGAGCAGTTGATTAAGAACAAAACTATGGCTACAGGAGGTTACTTGGTTTTTTCCGAATATATTGATAGACAAATAAATTATTTAGGTGTTTTTCTAATACGTGATGTAGAAGGGGAAATTCTTACTAAAACCAAAAAATCTTTTGAAATAAAACTAGTAGAATACGTAGATACTCGAAATCTTGCAATGGCCTGTCGTATAAATGAAAACAGGCTAAATGAGGAAGATAAAAACTATCTTTCATTTACCCGTTTTAAACAGAATAATGTTTCTGATTATTTTAAGAACTGGATTTCTATTGATAAGTTGGAAAGTAGTTCGGAATATACTCAAACGTTATACGACATTATTACTCAATTAGAGCGGCCTATTGATGATAATACTGGTAGAGAATATGATCTTCAGGTATTTAGGGATAAGATATACAGCGACATAAAGGCAAGCCCAAATAAAACCATTAACATTAGTAATCTTAGTGAAAAATATTATGGTGATCCCGAAATTATTAGCGAATATGCTCAAAACAACAATTTGATTATTGATACAGAGTTCAAATACAATCAAAAGAAACTTCGTCAGTTTACAACTTTGGAAATTGAGAGGGATGGTGTTAGTTTAAAATTTCCACGAGGGGAATATAGAGAAAAGGTTAGAGTAGATAAGAAAGATAAAAACTTGGTGATTATAGATTCCCATAAGTTTGCAGAAGCCTTAAGACAAGAAATGGAAAGAAATGACTCTAATTAG
- a CDS encoding BfmA/BtgA family mobilization protein, producing MDSFIGIRFKKETAKRFQEFSRTHFKSHTEAMATMLDFFFYNEISPKEKLGPTGRTIEASLKKRINAVIAIMRDMEKSQTKPTVAMLESLFQTEEPKKKPLILEKKIIEEKKEVRFQEKQNNKNEL from the coding sequence ATGGACTCATTTATCGGCATCAGGTTCAAAAAGGAAACGGCAAAACGTTTTCAGGAATTTTCAAGGACACACTTCAAATCCCACACCGAGGCAATGGCAACAATGCTCGATTTTTTCTTCTACAACGAAATTTCCCCAAAGGAAAAATTGGGGCCTACGGGAAGGACAATCGAAGCTTCTTTAAAGAAACGTATAAATGCGGTGATTGCCATTATGAGGGATATGGAAAAGAGCCAGACCAAACCCACCGTCGCAATGTTGGAATCCCTTTTTCAAACCGAAGAACCTAAAAAGAAACCGTTGATTTTGGAAAAGAAAATTATTGAAGAGAAGAAGGAGGTACGTTTTCAGGAAAAGCAAAATAATAAGAATGAACTGTAA
- a CDS encoding restriction endonuclease subunit S encodes MSWAMRSNYRPIGNYIQLVDERNKELEISTLLGLSISKDFIPSVANTVGTNMRNYKIIRKNQFACSIMQVRRDGKMPVALLEDIEEAIISQAYPVFEIIDTEVLLPQYLMMWFTRSEFDRQATFHAVGGVRGSLEWEDFLAFELPVPSIEQQREIVREYNVIKNRIALNQQLNKKLEETAQALYRHWFVDFEFPNEEGEPYKSSGGKMGYNVELDNEIPEGWEVKTIGDFALKMKSGSTPNRGREEYWSSNDHPWIKTGELNNSVLIEVEEYISDLALGDCSVTLLPINTVLVAMYGQGNTKGQVGYLKIPATTNQACCAIICDNEYKSTFIYYYLRVNRDEIVSVAIGGAQPNLSKDIIENLKMVVPSEETILKHPFIKIMNRKEKIMRKSQLLAKLQLILLSKMSTVEEIIKPESVEI; translated from the coding sequence ATGAGCTGGGCTATGCGATCAAACTATAGGCCTATTGGAAATTACATACAGCTGGTTGATGAACGTAACAAGGAGTTAGAAATTTCTACGCTTCTAGGGTTAAGCATATCGAAAGATTTTATTCCTTCGGTTGCAAATACGGTTGGAACAAATATGCGCAACTATAAGATCATTCGTAAGAATCAATTTGCTTGTAGTATTATGCAGGTGAGGAGAGATGGTAAAATGCCAGTGGCATTACTTGAAGATATTGAAGAAGCTATTATTTCCCAAGCTTATCCAGTATTTGAAATTATAGATACTGAAGTTTTATTACCTCAATATTTGATGATGTGGTTTACACGCTCAGAATTTGACAGGCAAGCGACTTTTCACGCTGTTGGGGGTGTAAGAGGAAGCCTGGAATGGGAGGATTTTTTAGCTTTTGAACTTCCCGTACCATCCATCGAACAACAGCGGGAAATTGTAAGGGAATATAATGTAATAAAAAATCGCATCGCCCTAAATCAGCAACTCAACAAAAAACTGGAAGAAACTGCGCAGGCGCTTTATAGGCATTGGTTTGTAGATTTTGAGTTTCCTAATGAAGAAGGTGAACCTTATAAATCTTCCGGTGGGAAAATGGGTTATAATGTGGAACTGGATAATGAAATTCCGGAGGGGTGGGAAGTTAAAACAATTGGTGACTTTGCATTAAAAATGAAGAGTGGAAGTACTCCTAATCGTGGTAGGGAAGAATACTGGTCATCAAATGATCATCCTTGGATTAAAACGGGGGAACTTAATAACAGTGTGTTAATTGAAGTAGAGGAATATATTTCAGATTTAGCTTTAGGGGACTGTTCCGTAACTCTTTTACCAATAAATACTGTATTGGTGGCAATGTATGGACAAGGTAATACTAAAGGTCAAGTTGGATATTTAAAAATACCTGCTACAACCAATCAAGCTTGTTGTGCCATTATCTGTGACAATGAATATAAATCCACATTTATTTATTATTATCTCAGAGTAAATAGAGATGAGATTGTAAGTGTAGCGATTGGTGGAGCGCAACCAAATTTAAGTAAAGATATTATCGAAAACCTGAAAATGGTTGTCCCAAGTGAAGAAACTATTTTAAAGCATCCGTTTATTAAAATAATGAATCGCAAAGAAAAAATAATGCGTAAATCTCAACTCCTCGCGAAACTACAATTAATATTGTTGAGTAAAATGAGTACGGTAGAAGAGATTATCAAACCTGAATCAGTAGAAATTTAA
- a CDS encoding AAA family ATPase, with translation MIDTKNWQGKKDNIIGNENTPNTLKYFEKELKYVDETLKSDIDVLRTQRLEISKLIFDKMKVVLDVYIEVKTKIDDIISENGDLLDQYRINIEASFGVKANFVSKFLNYISLNKVGTFYGKENADIQIQKILENRDFNEFNSLKEFLKDIVKALFEDLRQEPTQQAFIENQVTEVTEFYDYLFSLDFLDYNYELRQGEKRLELLSPGEKGALLLIFYLLLDNNDIPLIIDQPEDNLDNNSVANILVPFIKKAKCRRQIILVTHNPNLAVVADAEQVIYVELDKENNNTFSFKSGAIENPAINESIVKVLEGTMLSI, from the coding sequence TTGATTGATACAAAGAACTGGCAAGGGAAAAAAGATAATATAATAGGAAATGAAAATACACCAAATACTTTAAAATATTTCGAAAAGGAACTAAAGTATGTTGATGAAACTCTAAAAAGTGATATAGACGTTCTAAGAACTCAAAGATTAGAAATCTCAAAGTTGATTTTTGATAAAATGAAAGTTGTCTTGGATGTATATATCGAGGTGAAAACGAAAATTGACGATATTATTTCAGAGAATGGTGATTTATTAGATCAGTACAGGATTAATATTGAAGCCTCTTTTGGCGTAAAAGCCAACTTTGTTAGTAAGTTCTTGAATTACATTTCACTTAATAAAGTTGGAACTTTTTATGGTAAAGAGAATGCGGACATTCAAATACAAAAAATTTTAGAAAATAGAGATTTTAATGAATTTAATTCATTAAAAGAATTCCTAAAGGATATTGTTAAGGCTCTATTTGAAGATTTAAGGCAAGAGCCTACACAACAAGCTTTTATAGAGAATCAGGTTACAGAAGTAACCGAATTCTATGATTATCTATTTTCTTTAGATTTTTTAGATTACAACTATGAGTTAAGACAGGGAGAAAAAAGGTTAGAACTATTGTCTCCTGGAGAAAAAGGAGCATTACTTTTAATTTTCTACTTACTATTAGACAATAATGATATACCTCTAATTATTGACCAACCAGAGGACAATTTAGATAATAATAGTGTGGCTAATATTTTAGTTCCATTCATTAAAAAAGCAAAATGCAGGCGACAAATAATTTTAGTTACCCATAATCCAAACCTAGCAGTAGTAGCTGATGCGGAACAGGTTATTTATGTTGAATTAGACAAAGAAAATAATAACACCTTTAGTTTTAAATCAGGAGCTATAGAAAATCCTGCTATCAATGAAAGCATTGTAAAAGTCTTAGAGGGTACAATGCTTAGCATTTAA
- a CDS encoding single-stranded DNA-binding protein, translating into MSTIKNHVQLIGNVGQEPTITNLENGKKVARFSLATNEYYKNEKGEKVQNTEWHTVVAWGKTAEIIEKYAGKGKEIGVSGKLKSRSYEDNDGIKRYVTEVEANEILLLGVKNGNTSAE; encoded by the coding sequence ATGAGTACTATCAAAAATCACGTACAGCTAATTGGAAACGTTGGTCAGGAACCAACCATTACCAACCTTGAAAACGGTAAAAAAGTAGCCCGTTTTTCACTTGCCACCAACGAGTATTACAAAAACGAGAAGGGCGAAAAAGTGCAAAATACGGAATGGCATACCGTAGTCGCCTGGGGAAAAACTGCAGAAATCATCGAGAAGTATGCAGGAAAGGGTAAGGAAATTGGAGTTAGCGGAAAATTGAAATCCCGTAGTTACGAGGATAACGATGGCATTAAACGCTATGTTACCGAAGTGGAAGCCAATGAAATCCTTTTGTTAGGCGTAAAGAACGGCAATACTTCAGCCGAGTAA
- a CDS encoding class I SAM-dependent DNA methyltransferase, with protein sequence MAKDKIKKEKSIEESLWDAANKLRGSIEPSEYKHVVLGLIFLKFASDKFEVRREELITEGKEKYLEMKDFYNMKNVFFLAETSRWNYLIKNAKQDDIALKIDTALNQIEKNNPSLKGALPDNYFSRLGLDKSKLSSLLDTINKIDTQKDKSQDIVGRVYEYFLSKFALAEGKGKGEFYTPKSIVNLIAEMIEPYKGIIYDPACGSGGMFVQSIKFIESHHGSKQEISIYGQEYTNTTYKLAKMNLAIRGISANLGEKAADTFSNDQHKDLKADYIMANPPFNQKDWRGPQELIDDPRWQGYEVPPKSNANYGWILNMVSKLSNEGVAGFILANGALSGGGEEYKIRRKLVENNLVEAIVILPQNMFYTTNISVTVWILNRNKTAHSRSIGDEERHYRDREEEVLFLDLRQIGEPFEKKFIQFSPKHIQDIAKTYHDWQQENTDYKDIPEYCYSATKVDIEKKDFSLVPSKYIEFVNRDENVDFDSKMAGLQSELSDLLQQEEQSKKELLDVFNELGYAIKL encoded by the coding sequence ATGGCTAAAGACAAAATCAAAAAGGAAAAATCTATTGAAGAAAGCCTGTGGGATGCTGCCAATAAATTGCGTGGCTCCATCGAACCTTCAGAATATAAACACGTGGTTCTAGGGCTTATTTTCTTAAAATTTGCCAGTGATAAATTTGAAGTACGTCGTGAGGAGCTTATAACCGAAGGGAAAGAAAAATACCTCGAAATGAAAGACTTCTACAATATGAAGAACGTCTTTTTTTTAGCAGAAACTTCCCGCTGGAACTACCTGATCAAAAATGCAAAACAAGACGATATTGCCTTAAAGATTGATACTGCCTTGAACCAGATCGAAAAAAACAATCCCTCTCTAAAAGGTGCATTGCCGGATAATTATTTTTCACGGTTAGGTCTGGACAAAAGTAAATTATCTTCGCTTTTAGATACCATCAATAAAATAGACACCCAAAAGGACAAATCACAGGATATTGTGGGGCGCGTGTATGAGTACTTTTTATCTAAATTCGCTTTGGCGGAAGGGAAAGGAAAGGGGGAATTTTATACTCCAAAAAGTATTGTAAACCTTATTGCTGAAATGATCGAACCCTATAAAGGGATTATTTATGACCCGGCTTGTGGTTCGGGTGGAATGTTTGTGCAATCCATCAAGTTTATCGAAAGCCACCACGGGAGCAAACAGGAGATTTCAATTTACGGTCAGGAATATACCAATACTACTTATAAACTGGCAAAAATGAATCTTGCAATTCGGGGAATATCTGCGAACCTGGGTGAAAAAGCAGCCGATACCTTTAGCAACGACCAGCATAAGGATTTAAAAGCAGATTATATTATGGCTAACCCGCCCTTTAATCAAAAAGATTGGCGGGGGCCGCAGGAATTAATTGATGATCCGCGATGGCAGGGTTATGAAGTACCTCCCAAAAGCAATGCAAATTATGGTTGGATCCTGAATATGGTTTCCAAACTATCAAACGAAGGTGTTGCCGGATTTATCTTAGCAAATGGTGCCCTTTCCGGGGGTGGCGAAGAATATAAAATCCGGAGAAAATTGGTGGAGAACAATCTTGTGGAAGCTATAGTGATTTTACCACAAAATATGTTTTATACCACTAACATAAGTGTAACCGTTTGGATCCTAAATAGGAATAAAACAGCACATTCACGTTCTATTGGTGATGAGGAACGCCATTACCGGGATAGGGAGGAGGAGGTTTTGTTTCTGGATTTACGGCAGATTGGTGAACCATTTGAGAAAAAATTCATTCAGTTTAGCCCAAAACATATTCAGGATATTGCTAAAACCTACCACGATTGGCAACAGGAAAATACAGATTATAAAGATATTCCGGAATATTGTTACAGTGCCACCAAAGTTGATATTGAAAAGAAAGACTTCTCCCTGGTGCCCAGTAAATATATTGAATTTGTAAACCGGGATGAGAATGTTGATTTTGACTCCAAAATGGCGGGTTTACAAAGCGAACTGTCCGATTTACTACAACAGGAAGAGCAATCTAAAAAGGAATTGTTAGACGTTTTTAATGAGCTGGGCTATGCGATCAAACTATAG
- a CDS encoding DUF488 family protein — MEKFKEGLESTRLQKLMFLLTQMKKEPDYEFVPYRFGCYSYSLKADLVAMVKHNWLVTAEKSYTLNIKKNYYKELKASDQELVNETFELYGKMNTEVITKHTYLNFPYYATKSVIAEKILPEKFFEKVLSARATEESTVLFTIGYQGISLEEYLNRLIRNNVHLLVDVRRNPLSQKYGFSKKLLSGFCHRLGIGYIHIPEVGIDSSKRRELKIQSDYDMLFEEYKATVLTETVENQEQILSLLEKHGRIALTCFEADHCQCHRTHLAEKIKLSPNFKYELLHI, encoded by the coding sequence TTGGAGAAGTTCAAAGAAGGATTGGAAAGTACACGCCTTCAGAAACTTATGTTTTTGTTGACTCAGATGAAAAAAGAACCCGACTACGAATTTGTGCCTTATAGATTTGGATGTTATTCTTATTCTTTAAAAGCAGATCTTGTTGCAATGGTTAAGCATAACTGGTTGGTTACAGCCGAAAAAAGTTATACTCTTAATATCAAAAAGAATTACTATAAGGAGTTGAAAGCAAGCGACCAAGAACTTGTCAATGAAACTTTTGAACTTTACGGTAAAATGAATACAGAGGTGATTACAAAACATACTTACCTCAATTTTCCTTACTATGCCACTAAGAGTGTAATAGCCGAAAAAATTCTTCCTGAGAAATTTTTTGAAAAAGTTTTGTCAGCGCGTGCTACTGAGGAAAGTACAGTTTTATTTACAATCGGTTATCAGGGTATATCGCTTGAAGAATACTTGAACAGATTAATAAGGAATAATGTTCATCTATTAGTTGATGTTAGACGTAATCCCTTAAGCCAAAAATATGGTTTTAGTAAAAAATTATTAAGCGGTTTCTGTCATAGATTAGGTATAGGTTATATTCATATTCCTGAAGTTGGAATTGATTCAAGTAAAAGGCGAGAATTAAAAATTCAATCTGATTATGATATGTTATTCGAAGAGTATAAAGCGACGGTTCTAACTGAAACGGTTGAGAATCAGGAACAGATTTTGTCACTTCTGGAAAAACATGGACGTATTGCCCTTACCTGTTTTGAAGCAGATCATTGTCAATGTCACAGAACTCATCTTGCAGAAAAAATAAAGCTTTCTCCAAACTTTAAGTACGAACTATTGCATATATAG